In Paenibacillus ihbetae, the following are encoded in one genomic region:
- the galU gene encoding UTP--glucose-1-phosphate uridylyltransferase GalU, with the protein MNIRKAIIPAAGLGTRFLPATKAMPKEMLPIVDKPTIQYIIEEAVASGIEDIIIVTGKGKRAIEDHFDSSFELEHNLAGKGKWELLEEVQKPSNLADIHYIRQKEPKGLGHAIWCARKFIGDEPFAVLLGDDIVESEVPCLKQMMKVYDTYHSAVVGVQTVDWDEVNRYGIVDGIRKSERIYETTRLVEKPSRDEAPSNLAIMGRYILPSVIFDILEDQEAGKNGEIQLTDALSVLAHRSPILAHNFEGIRHDVGEKMGFIQTSIHYALQREDLREDLLAYMNKIMEKVR; encoded by the coding sequence ATGAATATTCGTAAAGCGATCATACCCGCCGCAGGATTAGGCACACGATTCCTGCCGGCTACGAAAGCGATGCCGAAAGAAATGCTTCCCATTGTGGATAAGCCAACGATTCAATATATTATTGAAGAAGCGGTTGCATCCGGTATTGAAGATATTATTATCGTTACTGGTAAGGGTAAACGGGCAATTGAAGACCATTTCGACTCGTCCTTTGAGCTCGAGCATAACTTGGCGGGGAAAGGAAAATGGGAGCTGCTGGAGGAAGTCCAGAAGCCTTCGAACTTAGCCGACATCCATTATATCCGGCAGAAAGAGCCCAAAGGCCTGGGGCATGCGATCTGGTGTGCGCGGAAATTCATTGGAGATGAGCCGTTTGCGGTACTGCTCGGCGATGATATCGTAGAGTCAGAAGTGCCTTGCCTGAAGCAGATGATGAAAGTCTATGATACATACCACTCTGCTGTTGTAGGAGTTCAAACCGTTGACTGGGATGAAGTTAACCGATACGGCATTGTAGATGGCATTAGAAAATCCGAAAGGATTTATGAAACGACAAGACTTGTTGAGAAGCCTTCTCGAGATGAAGCCCCGTCCAATCTAGCAATCATGGGACGCTATATTTTGCCTTCGGTTATTTTTGATATACTGGAGGATCAAGAAGCTGGGAAGAACGGGGAAATTCAGCTAACCGATGCGCTGTCGGTACTAGCTCATCGAAGCCCCATCTTAGCCCATAACTTCGAAGGGATTCGTCATGATGTAGGAGAAAAAATGGGTTTTATTCAAACAAGTATTCACTATGCACTGCAGCGTGAGGATTTACGAGAAGATTTGCTAGCTTACATGAATAAAATAATGGAGAAAGTAAGATAG
- a CDS encoding O-antigen ligase family protein, whose translation MSKPVYGKKAAESRKRETRSALFWVLIVGIILFLAWTPFQTALFNGQELNFEKPIFWAAILSCLLLFLWIAQSFKNIQLKDQRDWLAVGVLLLPLTYLISLLSAASQVLAMNMVIINCIYATMFVIGLYTLRDKLGNRIIQNTIMAVAYLIVGFGLLNWFGQGKTAGAIAKWFSNTVLNGTYTHAVMTDSNGLRLTSVFQYANTYAAFLMAFLFAAVFCITASRKWYGKAFHSFMLVPIIVSLLLTLSRGGLVMLPVVFVLLLLFLKPAQQLLWILYCGIAGVASLLISKSVTELGLQLNETFSGSGALKGWGILISTSAVVGLIGWAIQSFVAPKLDKVLGKWSSKKGSSLWIPIGSTVIGGLLIFLFIGTGLKNILPQNISVRLENINFNQHSVLERFTFYKDAMKVLADYPIIGAGGGAWASLYEQYQNNPYTSRQAHNFFLQYLVEVGILGFVIFMAFILYIFYKYIRGYMKGTEEDRNSHFLYLIIVLSILMHSILDFNMSYVFMGILVFLGLGGMAAAMEHKPLAKWKVKDSTARGVYSAVVGLGAIFVFITSIRYVQAADAAMEARRVVQVSTSYEEIKAPIDKDLSIRPSHSDSVLLLASLYQAVYQQNQNEDFYNASVSLLNKALKDEPHNKAMLRSLIKTYEMKQQPEQAYDVLIQNAPKFNWDIEWYQDIILQGYELGMKALGTGDHAKKDEYFKHATDAFAKVQEGIQHLKTLPEGQLQGNPFENTPEMILHAGKMHYMMNQPEQAVNALKIGIQEDLSQSSAQEIVRWYLAALQKQGQSDEALLEKLKQVDPNAEQNIKQLADLQF comes from the coding sequence TTGTCGAAACCAGTATACGGCAAAAAAGCCGCGGAGTCGAGGAAGCGAGAGACAAGATCGGCTTTATTTTGGGTGTTAATAGTAGGAATCATTCTTTTTCTAGCATGGACGCCGTTCCAGACGGCATTATTTAACGGACAAGAATTAAATTTTGAAAAACCTATATTTTGGGCAGCCATCCTATCCTGCCTACTATTGTTCCTATGGATTGCTCAATCCTTCAAGAACATTCAATTAAAAGATCAACGTGACTGGTTAGCAGTAGGCGTACTTTTACTTCCCCTGACATACCTAATATCGTTACTCAGCGCAGCATCCCAGGTTCTTGCTATGAATATGGTGATCATCAACTGTATTTACGCGACGATGTTTGTCATTGGGTTATATACGCTTCGTGACAAGTTGGGAAATCGAATCATCCAGAATACGATAATGGCTGTCGCTTACCTTATTGTTGGTTTTGGCCTCCTGAATTGGTTCGGGCAAGGCAAGACAGCCGGTGCAATCGCAAAATGGTTCTCCAACACAGTGCTCAACGGCACATACACTCATGCCGTCATGACAGATTCCAACGGTTTGCGTCTTACTTCCGTATTCCAGTATGCCAATACATACGCTGCCTTTTTGATGGCATTCCTATTTGCAGCTGTATTCTGCATTACGGCTTCACGAAAATGGTACGGCAAAGCGTTCCACAGCTTCATGCTGGTACCGATCATTGTGTCGCTGCTCTTGACGCTATCCCGTGGCGGTCTGGTCATGCTGCCGGTTGTATTTGTTCTACTGCTCTTGTTCCTAAAGCCTGCTCAACAGCTGCTGTGGATCCTTTATTGCGGAATTGCCGGCGTAGCATCTCTGTTAATCTCTAAATCCGTGACCGAACTGGGACTTCAGCTTAATGAAACGTTTAGCGGCAGCGGAGCGTTAAAGGGATGGGGAATCCTGATCAGCACATCGGCGGTCGTAGGACTGATCGGGTGGGCGATCCAGAGCTTTGTCGCTCCGAAACTGGATAAGGTTTTGGGGAAATGGTCCTCTAAAAAAGGCTCAAGCTTATGGATTCCGATCGGCTCTACGGTGATCGGTGGCCTGTTGATCTTCCTGTTTATTGGGACGGGCCTCAAAAATATTTTGCCGCAAAACATTAGCGTCCGCTTGGAGAACATCAACTTTAATCAGCATAGTGTTCTCGAGCGTTTCACTTTCTATAAAGATGCAATGAAGGTTCTTGCGGATTATCCGATTATCGGTGCAGGCGGTGGTGCATGGGCCTCGCTTTATGAGCAGTACCAGAACAACCCGTATACGAGCCGCCAGGCTCACAACTTCTTCCTGCAGTATCTCGTTGAGGTTGGTATTCTCGGCTTTGTGATTTTCATGGCATTTATCTTGTATATCTTCTATAAATATATTCGCGGCTACATGAAGGGAACCGAGGAAGATCGAAACAGCCACTTCCTGTATCTCATTATCGTGCTTTCCATTCTGATGCACAGTATTTTGGACTTTAACATGAGTTACGTATTCATGGGAATTCTCGTATTCCTGGGGCTCGGTGGTATGGCCGCAGCCATGGAACATAAACCGCTCGCCAAGTGGAAGGTGAAAGATTCAACGGCCAGAGGCGTATATAGTGCAGTTGTCGGTCTCGGTGCTATTTTTGTCTTTATTACATCGATTCGTTATGTGCAAGCCGCCGATGCCGCAATGGAAGCTCGTAGAGTTGTCCAGGTTAGCACATCATATGAGGAGATTAAAGCACCGATCGACAAGGACCTAAGCATTCGTCCAAGCCATTCAGATTCCGTACTGTTGTTAGCATCGCTTTACCAGGCGGTATATCAACAGAATCAGAACGAAGACTTCTATAACGCATCTGTTAGTTTATTGAATAAAGCACTGAAAGATGAGCCTCACAACAAAGCAATGCTTCGCAGCTTGATAAAGACATATGAAATGAAACAACAGCCGGAGCAAGCATATGATGTCTTGATTCAGAACGCGCCTAAATTTAATTGGGACATTGAATGGTACCAGGACATCATCCTGCAAGGTTACGAGCTTGGTATGAAGGCTCTCGGAACAGGCGACCACGCTAAAAAAGATGAGTACTTTAAACACGCAACCGATGCTTTCGCCAAAGTACAGGAAGGTATTCAGCATCTGAAGACGCTGCCGGAAGGTCAGCTCCAGGGGAATCCTTTTGAAAACACTCCGGAAATGATCCTCCATGCAGGCAAGATGCATTACATGATGAATCAGCCAGAGCAGGCAGTTAATGCGCTCAAAATCGGAATTCAGGAAGATCTGTCTCAGTCATCTGCTCAAGAGATTGTTAGATGGTACCTCGCTGCACTTCAGAAGCAAGGTCAGAGCGACGAAGCTCTGCTTGAGAAGTTAAAACAAGTTGATCCGAATGCGGAGCAAAACATCAAGCAATTGGCGGATCTTCAATTCTAA
- a CDS encoding NAD-dependent epimerase/dehydratase family protein, with amino-acid sequence MKVLVTGGAGFIGSNLVDALINIGHKVTVIDNLSTGDKRNINPEACLYQMDLNSKSIEDVFENTKPDIVFHLAAQVNVGKSIECPLLDEEINIRGTLNLLNCCRNFGVKKIVYSSSAAVYGKPQFNPITEDHITEPISYYGVSKLTPEYYIKVFSSLYNISYVILRYSNVFGPRQNHEGEGGVVSIFINKLINKDRPVIYGSGLQTRDFIFVKDVVNANLAAIEHEENDTFNIGTNESISVVGLLDLLSNIHGQNVQAMFETGREGDIMHSCLDNNKAKSKLKWAPSHDFEQSLKDTLHYYIEKKLQSV; translated from the coding sequence TTGAAGGTTCTGGTAACTGGAGGGGCAGGATTTATAGGTTCTAACTTGGTAGATGCGTTAATTAATATTGGTCATAAGGTCACTGTAATTGATAATTTATCAACTGGTGATAAAAGGAATATTAATCCAGAGGCTTGTCTTTATCAAATGGACTTAAACTCGAAGAGTATTGAGGATGTATTTGAAAATACGAAACCTGATATCGTGTTCCACCTTGCTGCACAGGTTAACGTTGGTAAATCAATAGAGTGCCCTTTATTAGATGAAGAGATTAACATAAGAGGGACATTAAACTTATTAAATTGCTGTAGGAATTTTGGAGTGAAAAAAATTGTATACTCTTCCTCTGCCGCAGTATACGGTAAGCCACAGTTCAATCCAATTACCGAAGATCATATTACTGAACCTATTTCATATTATGGGGTATCAAAGTTAACTCCTGAGTATTATATAAAAGTGTTCTCTTCTTTATACAATATTAGTTACGTAATTCTAAGGTATTCGAATGTCTTTGGACCACGACAAAACCATGAAGGAGAAGGTGGCGTGGTTTCTATATTCATAAATAAGTTAATTAACAAAGATAGGCCGGTTATTTATGGGAGTGGACTTCAAACTAGGGATTTTATATTTGTAAAAGATGTTGTCAACGCAAATCTAGCAGCAATAGAACATGAAGAGAATGATACCTTTAACATTGGAACAAATGAATCTATAAGTGTAGTAGGGCTGCTGGACCTACTATCTAATATACACGGTCAGAATGTTCAGGCTATGTTTGAAACTGGGCGTGAAGGAGACATAATGCATAGTTGTCTGGATAACAACAAGGCTAAATCAAAACTAAAATGGGCTCCTTCACACGATTTTGAACAGAGTCTTAAAGATACACTACATTATTACATTGAGAAGAAGTTGCAGTCAGTTTAG
- a CDS encoding ABC transporter permease — translation MIRYWENFKKYRFLLRELVINDIKLRYRRSVLGVIWSVLHPLLMMVVLTLVFSNLFKSDIENFPVYVFTGRLVWDLFYQSTISSMSSITANASLIKKVYIPKYIFPLARCLSSLVNTLFSLVALFLVMIVVDVKITPVMLLLPLAIFYIFLFTTGIALFLSSYTVFFRDLNYLYEVFTTAWMYFTPIFYPPTVLPEKFQFIFQINPLYYMVDYFREIVMFATFPSMRHNLLCFGIGLVAFLIGFYTFYRKQDKFILHV, via the coding sequence ATGATTCGATATTGGGAAAATTTTAAAAAGTATCGTTTTTTGTTAAGAGAGTTAGTTATTAATGACATAAAGTTGAGATATAGAAGATCGGTATTGGGAGTAATATGGAGTGTACTTCATCCATTGTTAATGATGGTTGTGCTAACCCTAGTGTTTTCTAATTTATTCAAAAGTGATATTGAAAATTTTCCGGTATATGTGTTCACAGGTCGTTTGGTATGGGATTTGTTTTACCAATCAACAATTTCCTCTATGTCCTCAATAACGGCAAATGCCTCATTAATTAAAAAAGTATATATACCTAAGTATATCTTTCCATTAGCTAGATGCTTATCATCTCTTGTTAATACTTTATTTTCTTTAGTTGCGTTATTTCTTGTTATGATAGTTGTTGATGTTAAGATAACACCAGTCATGTTATTGTTGCCATTAGCTATATTCTATATCTTTTTATTTACCACAGGGATAGCTCTCTTTCTTTCATCCTATACGGTGTTTTTTAGAGACCTTAATTATTTATATGAGGTTTTTACCACTGCTTGGATGTATTTTACGCCTATTTTTTATCCTCCAACGGTGTTACCTGAGAAATTTCAATTCATTTTTCAGATTAATCCACTTTATTATATGGTAGATTATTTTAGGGAGATTGTTATGTTTGCAACTTTTCCAAGTATGAGACATAACTTGCTTTGTTTCGGAATCGGTTTGGTTGCGTTTCTGATTGGTTTTTATACATTCTATAGAAAACAAGATAAATTTATTCTTCACGTCTAG
- a CDS encoding ABC transporter ATP-binding protein has protein sequence MSEYAVEVNDVSMLFNLSTEKIDSLKEYVLKLLKKELYFKEFQALQNISFTVKKGDTFGLVGLNGAGKSTLLKIIAGVLKPTKGSVVVNGNLAPLIELGAGFNFDLSAKENIFLNGAVLGHSRAFMEEHYHSIVEFSELKDFIDVPIKNYSSGMVARLAFSVATTIKPEILIVDEVLAVGDYKFQEKCKKKMNELLDDGTTVLFVSHSSAQVKEMCNNAIWIEKGKTKMVGRADTVINAYEMA, from the coding sequence ATGTCAGAATATGCAGTAGAGGTTAACGATGTTTCCATGCTGTTCAATTTATCAACTGAAAAAATCGATAGTTTAAAAGAATATGTTTTAAAGCTTCTAAAAAAAGAACTTTATTTTAAAGAGTTCCAAGCTCTCCAGAACATTTCGTTCACTGTGAAAAAAGGGGACACGTTTGGTTTAGTAGGATTAAATGGGGCCGGTAAAAGCACTCTTTTAAAGATCATTGCGGGAGTATTGAAGCCTACTAAAGGGAGTGTTGTTGTTAATGGGAATTTAGCTCCTCTTATAGAGTTAGGTGCAGGTTTTAATTTTGATCTATCTGCTAAAGAGAATATATTCTTAAATGGCGCGGTGCTAGGGCACTCTAGAGCGTTTATGGAAGAACATTATCACAGTATCGTAGAATTTTCAGAATTAAAAGATTTTATTGATGTACCTATTAAAAATTATTCTTCGGGTATGGTTGCGAGATTAGCATTTTCAGTTGCGACTACAATTAAACCTGAAATACTGATTGTAGATGAAGTTCTAGCAGTCGGTGATTATAAATTTCAAGAAAAATGTAAAAAAAAGATGAATGAACTACTTGATGATGGTACTACTGTTTTGTTTGTTTCGCATTCTTCTGCACAGGTAAAGGAAATGTGTAATAATGCAATTTGGATTGAGAAGGGAAAAACCAAAATGGTTGGTAGAGCTGATACTGTAATTAATGCATATGAAATGGCTTGA
- a CDS encoding glycosyltransferase family 2 protein, protein MNPVVAVMVRTKDRPLLLRRAMESILNQTYKNWEIVLINNGGDEGTISAIHSEFICRTSNNIRLINLQRNSFMEVATNVGLKNTDAKFVTLLDDDDTWDETFLEKCVEILVNNNLIDGVVTKSTIVHEEIEGQTIQELCKESLNPRLKRIGKYSLLRRNLFTTNSFVYRKNVLTEIGYYREDLPVLGDWEFNLRFALSKKIVVLPQALAFYHKRQKNTNENYSNTDLELHLKYDKLIRYEFCRRSFNEGAIIRGSRILIYGYFNNLTRLAKKMIHKKMNSNGRIEWRRR, encoded by the coding sequence TTGAATCCCGTTGTTGCTGTGATGGTTCGAACCAAGGACCGTCCTTTGTTATTGAGAAGAGCAATGGAAAGCATACTGAATCAGACATATAAGAATTGGGAGATAGTTTTAATAAACAATGGCGGAGATGAAGGTACTATCTCTGCCATTCACTCAGAATTTATATGCAGAACTAGTAATAATATTCGCTTAATCAATCTTCAAAGGAATAGTTTTATGGAAGTGGCTACAAATGTCGGGCTTAAAAACACGGATGCTAAATTTGTCACTTTATTAGATGATGATGACACTTGGGATGAAACCTTTTTAGAAAAATGTGTTGAAATATTAGTAAATAATAATTTAATTGATGGTGTAGTAACAAAATCAACAATCGTTCATGAGGAAATTGAAGGACAAACAATACAAGAGCTATGTAAAGAGAGTTTAAATCCTCGCCTAAAAAGGATAGGAAAGTACTCCTTGCTGAGGAGAAATTTATTTACAACAAACTCTTTTGTTTATAGAAAAAATGTTTTGACTGAAATCGGATACTATAGGGAAGACTTGCCTGTTTTAGGGGATTGGGAGTTTAATTTGAGATTTGCACTTAGTAAAAAAATTGTTGTTTTACCACAAGCCCTTGCATTTTACCATAAAAGGCAGAAAAATACTAATGAAAATTACAGTAATACCGATCTAGAGTTGCATTTGAAATACGATAAATTGATAAGATATGAATTCTGTAGACGTAGTTTTAATGAGGGAGCAATTATAAGAGGGAGTAGGATTTTGATCTATGGTTATTTCAATAATTTAACTCGGTTAGCTAAAAAAATGATTCATAAGAAAATGAATTCGAATGGAAGGATCGAATGGAGAAGAAGATAG
- a CDS encoding glycosyltransferase produces the protein MEKKIAVSVIVPVYNVEKYIRKCLDSLVDQTLSDIEIIVVNDGSTDGSQKIIDEYAEKHPYKIISLSKENGGLGEARNFGLEYARGEYIGFVDSDDWVDIKMFEAMHNMTKYGHDIVICDFMIVKDGWTTGYRSKGFRGSNFTHRECVINSIDPATACNKLYHRKFFDLTRFTKDWYEDIGTTPILLSYANSIGYLDFPMYYYRQRGGSITYSSDRRTLGVINSWERVITNVNSEYQAEAIMAVSKSIASFLEFKPDFADEFLEYANSRRDIISTNSFYQEAVKNKSIIDILRAKLIPKKIHYFWFGKGEKSELVKKCIKSWETFAGDYEIIEWNETNCNIEENEYVKEAYEAKKWAFVADYFRIKVIYEQGGIYMDTDMELMNRIDSLRISDAFFAFETRDAVHAGIFGAVAGHPLIKQWLDTYREDRFKQSNGSYNTAHTIVKRLTDILLKNYGIKMNGRYQILNENIKIYPSNILTIDVYDGKNLAVHHYDASWWDVKDEVSYKNVVLKDYVLLNERNAIHTLKHLYRRLRWISDNERGLKARIIKLFLDPAYKLYRRIFK, from the coding sequence ATGGAGAAGAAGATAGCAGTCTCGGTGATTGTTCCTGTATATAATGTCGAAAAGTATATAAGAAAGTGCTTGGATTCATTGGTAGATCAAACATTAAGCGATATAGAAATAATAGTCGTGAATGATGGTTCCACGGATGGATCACAGAAAATAATAGATGAGTACGCAGAAAAACATCCATATAAAATAATCTCCCTCAGTAAGGAGAATGGGGGACTGGGAGAAGCCAGGAACTTTGGGCTGGAATATGCTCGGGGAGAATATATAGGCTTCGTAGATTCAGATGATTGGGTAGACATTAAGATGTTCGAGGCTATGCATAATATGACAAAGTATGGTCATGACATTGTAATATGTGACTTTATGATTGTTAAGGATGGATGGACAACAGGATACAGGTCAAAAGGCTTTAGAGGAAGCAATTTTACTCATAGAGAGTGTGTCATTAACTCTATTGATCCGGCGACAGCCTGTAATAAATTATATCATCGAAAGTTTTTTGATCTAACAAGATTTACAAAAGACTGGTACGAGGATATTGGAACAACACCAATATTGCTATCCTATGCCAATAGTATCGGCTACTTGGATTTTCCAATGTATTATTACAGGCAACGAGGAGGTTCGATAACTTATAGTTCAGACAGAAGGACATTAGGAGTAATTAACTCATGGGAAAGGGTTATTACAAATGTCAATAGCGAGTATCAAGCTGAAGCAATTATGGCAGTAAGCAAAAGTATAGCTTCATTTTTAGAATTCAAACCTGATTTTGCCGACGAGTTTCTTGAATATGCAAATTCAAGACGCGATATCATAAGCACAAATTCTTTTTACCAGGAAGCAGTAAAGAACAAATCCATTATAGACATTTTAAGAGCAAAGCTCATTCCCAAAAAGATACATTATTTTTGGTTTGGCAAGGGAGAGAAGAGTGAGTTAGTAAAAAAATGCATTAAATCGTGGGAAACTTTCGCAGGGGACTATGAGATCATAGAGTGGAATGAAACTAATTGCAATATTGAAGAAAATGAGTATGTGAAGGAAGCCTATGAAGCAAAGAAATGGGCATTTGTAGCGGACTACTTCAGAATCAAGGTTATCTATGAACAAGGTGGAATTTACATGGATACCGATATGGAATTAATGAATCGAATTGATTCTTTGCGGATTAGTGATGCTTTTTTTGCATTTGAAACAAGAGATGCAGTACACGCGGGAATATTTGGGGCGGTAGCAGGTCATCCTCTAATAAAACAATGGTTGGATACATACAGGGAGGATCGTTTTAAACAAAGTAATGGTTCTTATAATACAGCCCATACGATTGTAAAACGACTAACTGATATCTTGTTGAAAAATTATGGTATAAAGATGAATGGAAGATATCAAATATTAAATGAAAACATTAAAATTTATCCCTCGAATATACTGACGATTGATGTGTACGATGGAAAAAATTTGGCTGTACATCACTATGATGCTTCTTGGTGGGATGTGAAGGATGAAGTATCCTATAAAAATGTAGTCCTAAAAGATTACGTCTTACTTAATGAAAGAAATGCAATTCACACACTTAAACATTTATATAGAAGATTACGATGGATTTCAGATAATGAAAGGGGCCTTAAGGCAAGAATAATCAAGCTTTTTTTAGATCCTGCGTATAAATTATATAGAAGGATTTTTAAATGA
- a CDS encoding class I SAM-dependent methyltransferase, which yields MLRKSIKKIPRIKKVIEERQAYYNHIISLNKILKEREQNEIEIKELLNGLKEVNQQLEENYKRLKKQYENEIAKKREAIEHLNNTIESINSKHKAQLIHKDSELKLLNQEIQQLKKELSNFKGLGNPIDSKDFWETHYINGNSSGTGSYAHLAEFKAMIINSFLDQKKINTVIEFGCGDGNQLSFMKYKKYVGVDVSQSVINKNKEKYCGDKNKLFYTTEEKDKYISQDYDLALSLDVIFHLTEEDVYEQYMHDLFSSSKKYIIVYSSNHEEFTVWPEFRHRKFMRYVQENCAEWVLIDFIPNKYPFQLGREMTTSTSDFYIFKHKNLL from the coding sequence ATGCTGAGAAAATCTATAAAAAAAATACCAAGAATTAAGAAAGTAATTGAAGAGCGACAAGCTTACTATAATCACATCATTTCTCTGAACAAAATACTGAAGGAAAGAGAACAGAATGAAATTGAAATAAAAGAACTACTAAATGGTTTGAAAGAGGTTAATCAACAACTTGAAGAAAATTACAAAAGATTGAAAAAACAATATGAAAATGAGATTGCAAAAAAACGAGAAGCTATAGAGCATTTAAATAACACTATTGAAAGTATCAATAGTAAACATAAGGCACAGTTAATTCACAAAGATAGTGAGTTAAAATTATTGAATCAAGAAATACAACAGTTGAAGAAGGAGCTTTCTAATTTTAAAGGCTTAGGCAACCCTATAGATTCTAAAGACTTTTGGGAGACTCATTATATAAACGGGAATAGCTCAGGCACGGGTTCTTATGCTCACTTAGCAGAATTCAAGGCAATGATTATAAATTCTTTTTTAGATCAAAAAAAGATAAATACTGTTATTGAATTTGGATGCGGAGATGGCAATCAATTATCATTTATGAAATATAAAAAATATGTGGGGGTAGATGTTTCCCAGTCGGTTATCAATAAAAACAAAGAAAAATACTGTGGTGATAAAAATAAATTGTTTTATACTACTGAGGAAAAAGACAAGTATATTAGTCAAGATTATGATTTAGCTTTATCATTAGATGTTATTTTTCATTTAACTGAAGAAGATGTCTATGAACAATATATGCACGATTTATTTTCATCCTCAAAAAAATATATCATTGTATACTCAAGTAATCATGAAGAATTTACTGTTTGGCCTGAATTCAGACATCGAAAATTTATGAGATATGTACAAGAAAATTGTGCTGAATGGGTTTTAATCGATTTTATACCCAACAAGTATCCTTTTCAATTAGGGCGAGAAATGACTACATCCACATCTGATTTTTATATTTTCAAACATAAAAATTTACTTTGA